A region of the Cellulomonas sp. WB94 genome:
TTCGGGGTCGGCACCCTGCAGCCGAACCAGTCCCTGCCCCAGCTCCCGCAGTCTGAACGGAGTGCCTCCGAGATGCTCAGTGCGCTGACCAGGGAGCGCGCCAGGCCGGCGAGGATCCGCGAGTGGCCCCACGCATGGTGGCTCGCTGTGGCGACGGTGTGCTTCGGCGCCTTCATGGGTCAGCTCGACGCGAGCATCGTGACCTTGGCGTACCGCCCGCTGCGCAGCGAGTTCGGCACGTCGCTGGCCGCCGTGCAGTGGGTCTCCCTGTCCTACCTGCTGGTCCTTGCAGCGCTGCTCATCCCGGTCGGTCGACTGGCCGACGCTCACGGCCGCAAGCTCGTGTACCTCTACGGCTTCCTCGTGTTCTCGGTCGCGTCGGCCGCCTGCGGGCTCGCACCCTCGCTCGGCGCGCTCGTCGGTTTCCGCGCGCTCCAAGGCGTCGGCGCCGCGATGCTCCAGGCCAACAGCATCGCTCTCGTCCTCGCCAGCGCCCCACGCGACCGGATGCGCACGGCTCTCGGGGTCCAGGCAGCGGCCCAGGCGATCGGGCTCGCCCTCGGTCCCACGGTCGGCGGTCTTCTGGTCTCGACGCTCGGGTGGCGGTGGGTGTTCGGCATCAACGTCCCCGTCGGGGTCGTCGCGGTCACGGCCGGGGTGTACCTCCTCCCCCGCAGCCGATCCCTCACCCCCGCCCGGGTGTGGGACCGCTCCGGGATCGTGCTGCTCGCCGCCGCGACCACTGCTGGGCTGCTCGGGGTCTCGGCGGCATCGGGACTGGGCCTGCCCGGCTGGGCGCCGACAGGCCTCCTTGTCCTGGCTGCGGCGTGCGTCGCAGGCTTCCTCCTGCGCGAGCGGCGCGCCGCGGCTCCGCTGCTCGACCCGGCCCTGTTGAGCGACCGCACCGTCAGCGCCGGGCTCCTCGGCGCGCTGTGCGGCTACCTGGTGCTGTTCGGCCCGCTCGTCCTCGTCCCGATCGTCCTGACCGACGCCGGTTCGTCCGCGCTGCACGCCGGCCTCGCCCTGACGGCACTGCCCGCTGGGTTCGCGCTTGCCGCGACCCTCGGTGAACGGATGCTGCCGAGCTCATCGAGCGACCGCCGCCGCGCCGGGTTCGGGGCGATGCTCGGCGTCGTCGTCCTCGCGGCGCTGGTGGCGGCGCCCCTCACGACCGCGTGGCTCGTCCCCCTGCTGGGAACGCTCGGGGTGGCCTTGGGCCTGTTCACCCCCGCGAACAACAGCGTCGTCATGCGCGCGGTCCCGAGCCACGTCGCCGGGACGGGTGGAGGCCTGCTCAACACGACCCGCAGCCTCGGCACCGCGCTCGGCATCGCCGCCGTCACACTCGCGCTGCACCTTCGCCCGAGCGGCACCCACCTGTTCGACGGGCCCCGGGCCGCCCTGCTGGTGCTCGCTGCCGCCGCGATCGTCGCGCTGCTCTCTGCGCACCTGCTTCCCTCTGCTCCAGAGCAGCCCGCCGCCTGACGGTCAGAACAGCCCGGGAAAGCTCCGTGCCGCGGTGTACAGCGCCACCACGACCAGAAGTAGCGTGAACGCCAGGTTCAGCAGGGACGGTCCCACGCGCGAGACGACACGGCTGCCCAGGAGGCTGCCCACCACGCCCGCCATCGTGAAGCCGCCGATCACCCACCAGTCCAGCGTGACGCCCTGGCCCAGCCGGAAGAGCAGGGCACTGAAGCTGTTGATGGCGATCACCAGCAATGACGTCCCCACAGCGACGGGCATCGACGCGCCGAGCGCCAGCACCAGAGCCGGCACGACCGCGAACCCGCCACCGACGCCGAAGAACCCCGTGAGCAGACCCACGGCCGACGCCGTGAGGACCACCGTTGCTGCGCGCCTGCAGTCACAGCTGACGGTCGGCCGGATCGTCAGGATGGGCCGCGCAGTCACGGCCACAGCCACGGAGCCGGCCGAGGCGAGTCGTGCCTGCGCGCGGCGGCGGCGGGTCATCAGGCCAGCCACCGCCAGCATCAGCACCGAGAAGCCAGCCAGCAGGACGTCCTGACG
Encoded here:
- a CDS encoding sulfite exporter TauE/SafE family protein, producing the protein MLALVIPVGLLIGLSLGALGGGGSILTVPALVYLFGQDSRAATTGSLLIVGVTSVIGMIPHRRAARVSVAQGLVFGILGVAGSYVGSRLSATVRQDVLLAGFSVLMLAVAGLMTRRRRAQARLASAGSVAVAVTARPILTIRPTVSCDCRRAATVVLTASAVGLLTGFFGVGGGFAVVPALVLALGASMPVAVGTSLLVIAINSFSALLFRLGQGVTLDWWVIGGFTMAGVVGSLLGSRVVSRVGPSLLNLAFTLLLVVVALYTAARSFPGLF
- a CDS encoding MFS transporter — translated: MLSALTRERARPARIREWPHAWWLAVATVCFGAFMGQLDASIVTLAYRPLRSEFGTSLAAVQWVSLSYLLVLAALLIPVGRLADAHGRKLVYLYGFLVFSVASAACGLAPSLGALVGFRALQGVGAAMLQANSIALVLASAPRDRMRTALGVQAAAQAIGLALGPTVGGLLVSTLGWRWVFGINVPVGVVAVTAGVYLLPRSRSLTPARVWDRSGIVLLAAATTAGLLGVSAASGLGLPGWAPTGLLVLAAACVAGFLLRERRAAAPLLDPALLSDRTVSAGLLGALCGYLVLFGPLVLVPIVLTDAGSSALHAGLALTALPAGFALAATLGERMLPSSSSDRRRAGFGAMLGVVVLAALVAAPLTTAWLVPLLGTLGVALGLFTPANNSVVMRAVPSHVAGTGGGLLNTTRSLGTALGIAAVTLALHLRPSGTHLFDGPRAALLVLAAAAIVALLSAHLLPSAPEQPAA